The proteins below come from a single Limnobaculum xujianqingii genomic window:
- the fklB gene encoding FKBP-type peptidyl-prolyl cis-trans isomerase, with translation MTKPSFDSVESQASYGIGLQVGQQLQESGLEGLVPEALLAGLTDALHGNHPSVPVDVVHRALREIHERADKVRRDKQEKMAEEGVHYLEENAKRSEVNSTESGLQFEVLTQGEGTIPSRQDRVRVHYTGSLIDGTVFDSSVKRGEPAEFPVSGVIPGWIEALTLMPVGSKWKLTIPQHLAYGERGAGASIPPFSTLVFEVELLEIL, from the coding sequence ATGACAAAGCCATCTTTTGACAGCGTAGAATCACAGGCCAGTTACGGTATTGGTTTGCAGGTTGGGCAACAGCTCCAGGAGTCCGGTTTAGAAGGACTGGTGCCAGAAGCGCTGTTAGCCGGTTTAACGGATGCTTTGCATGGCAACCATCCTTCTGTGCCAGTAGACGTTGTTCATCGCGCATTGCGTGAAATTCATGAGCGTGCCGATAAGGTTCGCCGTGATAAGCAGGAAAAAATGGCCGAGGAAGGCGTACATTACTTAGAAGAGAACGCTAAACGTAGCGAAGTGAACAGCACCGAGTCTGGCCTGCAGTTCGAAGTTCTGACTCAGGGCGAAGGTACTATCCCTTCCCGTCAGGATCGCGTACGTGTTCATTATACCGGTAGCCTGATTGACGGTACTGTATTTGACAGCTCGGTTAAACGTGGTGAACCAGCTGAGTTTCCGGTAAGCGGTGTGATCCCTGGTTGGATTGAGGCATTAACGCTAATGCCAGTCGGTTCCAAGTGGAAGTTAACTATTCCTCAGCATCTGGCTTACGGTGAACGTGGCGCCGGAGCTTCTATTCCACCATTTAGCACACTGGTATTTGAAGTGGAATTGCTGGAAATTCTCTAA